The Chlorobaculum sp. MV4-Y genome contains the following window.
AAATGCATGTACTGCCAAGCTGAAATGAAGAAAGGAACCGTACCATTTCATATTGACAGAAAGGGGGTTCATGTAAGTCTTGATGAAATTCCTGCATGGGTGTGCCCACAGTGTGGGGAATCCTATTTTGAGGAGAGGGAAGTTGATGCGATTCAGGAGTTGGTCAAAACGGTTGAAGAACAAACACACAAGTTTGCAAAGACAGCGCAGAAATAACCACCGTGTTGGGTGTTATTACGCGAATGATAGGTTTGATTCTCGTTGTTATTAAGACGCATATAGTGATGAATTTACAATCATGACGCATTGATTTGTAAAAATATGTTATCTGTTTCATCAATATTAGCAGGAATTCTTTCGCTCGCGGGCGTAATCTTAGGTGCGAGCCTTCAATATTACTTTTCTCGTACCTCTGAAGAAAAAAACAACTTAAACTTTTAAAAAAAACAGGCATATGTGGATTATTTGGGATCTGTTGCGAAATTTGCTCAGGCAGCAAAGATCAATCCAATTGAAAGATTGAAATCGCTTTCAGAAGCAGCCGATGCTAAAACCCGTATATGTATTTATGGTTCTAACGAATCTGTCTCGTTGTTGGCAGAATTTGAGCGGCAAGGCGCTCAGCTTGCATCGAAAGTGTCTATAAATACCTTTATGAGTCTTTGTTCACAAATGCGAAAAGAGGGATTAAACAAAGATTCAATAATATCATCGGATGATCTTGAAATTGTTCTTTTTGGGCCTGAACCATGATCAACGATAAAAGCTTAATAAGGATTTTTTTCGGAATCGCTCAGAGTAAATCCCTTCATCCCCTATCCCGCAGCCTTAACCAGCCGATCTCGTATCGCCCTTCCAATCCCTTTCTCCGGCGGTAGTTCGCAATAAATCGTCCCGATCCCCTCAGCATCGCATGTTCTGAAAAATCCGAACAGCACGCGGGCGTATTCGTTCATGTCTTGGCATTGGAGCGATTTGGCGGCTCCGGCGGGTGGGGTGGTGAGGCCGATCCAGGCGGTTTTTGGGTCAGTCGGCAGGCTTGGTGGCGGGGTTTCGACGAGGATGATTTCGGCTTCGGGGCTGTAGTGGCGGTATTTCTGGCCGGGGCTTTTCGGGGCTTCGCCCGGCTTGCAGGCGGTCGCTATCTCGATGTCTGGAACCAGCTCGCGGAGGCTTTCGATGCTGACGGCTCCGGTGCGCAACAGGCGCGGCGGGTTGACCGAGCAGTCAACGATGGTCGATTCGAGGCCGATGGTACTTGGCTCGCCGCGCAAGAGGCAGGCG
Protein-coding sequences here:
- a CDS encoding YgiT-type zinc finger protein; this translates as MEEKIMKCMYCQAEMKKGTVPFHIDRKGVHVSLDEIPAWVCPQCGESYFEEREVDAIQELVKTVEEQTHKFAKTAQK